The following nucleotide sequence is from Dyella sp. BiH032.
CCACGCCCGTTCCGTCGAGCGCCGCGCCATCGCCACCGCCCTGGGCGTACACCAGGCCACGGCGACCTGGATGCAGCACGCCCCGCGCATGGTGCTGGAGTTTCCCGAGGGCGAGCAGGTCGTGCATCGCATGGAAACGGACGCCGTCGCGCAGCGCCTTGCCGCCGGCTGACGTCAGAGCCGCTCGCGGCGGACGTGCTCCACCGCGACCAGGTCCTCATGGTCGCCATTGATGTACAAGCGCTTGCCCAGCCGCGGATAGTCGCAAACGTCCTGCTCGAGCCGCTGCCCGGCCACCAGCAGCACCAGCGGCTCGTCGCCGGTATTGCGCAACACGTGTGCCGGACCCCGTCGTGGAAAACCCAGAAAGTCGCCGGCCGCAATCGGGCAACGCTCCTCGCCGATGTCCGCCTCGCCCTGCCCGGAAAGCACGTAGACGCACTCTTCCTCGTAAAGGTGCCGGTGGTACTCGGACGACTCGTTCCCCGGCAGCAGCGTGATCATGTGGAAGCCGAACTGCGTGAGCCCCGTCGCGTCGCCAAGGGATTTGCGCAACCGCACCGCCTTCGGATTGAGCGAGTGCACGTTGCGCTGCGCCGGCATCGCTTCGATGGCCGATGCCTTCAGCAACTCGCGTGGTGTATTCATGACCGCTCCCCGCCGCCGATGTCAGACGGGGAGTATCTCCGCTGGCCGCCGAGCGAACAAACCGACGGCGCCGCCGGCACCCCGGCGGGCGCTCGTCTGCGCGCTCAACGCGCGTCCGCGTCGATCGCCGCCGGCACGTAGGAACCGGTGGACGCGGGCGATTCGAACAGCCGCCACCAGCGCTCGCCCGCATGCGGCGCCGCCAGGTCCAGGCGTTCGCCCATGCGTGGCGTGGACAATGCCACGCCGTGTGAGGATGCCAGCGCGCTCACCTGTTCGAACGGGTCCTGCCAGCGATGCATCGCTAGGTCGAACGTGCCGTTGTGGATCGGCAGCATCCAACGGCCGCGCAAGTCCAGGTGCGCCTGCACCGACTCGGCCGGCTGCATGTGCACGTAAGGCCATTGCGGATCGTAGGCGCCGGTTTCGATGAAAGTGACGTCGAACGGCCCAAGCCGCTCGCCGATGGCCTTGAATCCGTCGAAGTAACCCGTGTCGCCGCTGAAGAACACGCGCAAGTCCTCATCGATGATCGCCCAAGAAGCCCATAGCGTGCGGTCCCCGTCGAACATCCCGCGGCCGGAAAAATGCTGCGCAGGCGTGGCGACGAAACGGACACCGTCGACCTCGGTCTCCTGCCACCAGTCGAGCTGGCGCACCTTGGACGCATCCACGCCCCATGCCACCAGCCGGTCGCCAACGCCAAGCGGCGCCAGGAACACGTCCACGCGGCTGGCCAGGTACTCGATGGTGTCGCGGTCCAGATGGTCGTAATGGTCGTGCGAGAGCACGACGCCGCGAATCGGCGGCAGTTCGTGCAAGGCGATCGGTGGTGAGTGAAAGCGCTTCGGCCCCATCCAGCGGAACGGCGAGGCGCGCTCGGCGAAGACCGGGTCGGTCAGCCAGAAGCCGCCATGCAGCTTCAACAGCAGGGTGGAGTGGCCCAGGCGATAAAGGCTGCGGTCCGGCGCCGCCTCCAGCTGTGCCCGGGTGAGACGCTGCACCGACAGCGGCGCATCAGGCACCGAATCGCGCGGTTTGTTGGTCATCATGTTCCAGATGATGCCCAGCATCTTGCCCAGGCCTTCGGCCGGGCGCGGCGCGGGATTGCGGAAGCGGCCGTCGCGGCGCTGTGGGGACGTCCCGTAGGCATCCGGGCCAGGGCGGCGCCGTGCGCGCAGGCCGGCCAGCATGGCCAGGGCGGCGGCGATCAGGGCGATCACGGTACTCATCGGCGTTTCTCGGAAGGAGGGGCAAGAGGAAACTACACCGAGCAGTGTAGTTTCGATGTGGACGAAAAGTAAACCCATGGGTGTAAAATCCGGGTCATGCCCACGCCAGCCCGCCCCGCCCGCCTTACCGACCTCAAGCGCGCCGCCATCGTGGAGGCCGCCATCGACGAATTCCGCACCGCCGGCTACGAGGCCACCAGCATGGACCGCATCGCGGCCCGGGCCGATGTCTCCAAGCGCACGGTGTACAACCACTTCCCGAGCAAGGAGGTGCTGTTCGCCGAGATCCTCCACCAGCTTTGGAAAGCCAGCCACGACGGCGAAGACCTCGCCTACCGCACCGACCTCCCGCTGCGCGACCAGCTGCTGGAACTGGTCGCGCAGAAACTGCGCCTGCTCAACGACGAGGCATTCGCCTCGCTCGCACGCGTCGCCATCGCCGCGGCGATCCATTCGCCCGAACGCGCGCAGGACATGGTCGCGCGCATGAACGAACGCGAAGAGGGGCTGACCGTGTGGCTGCGCGCCGCCAAGGCGGACGGCCGCCTGAAGATCAAGGACCCGGTCTTCGCCGCGCACCAATTGCAGGGACTGGTGAAGACCTTCGCGTTCTGGCCGCAGATCACGCTGGGACAGCCACCGTTGACGCCCAGGGAGCGCAAGCGCGTCGCCGAGTCGGCCGTCGACATGTTCCTGGCTTACTACGCTTGAACGGCGCGCGTTCTCCCGCGGCGTAAACAAGCCGCACAGGACGGCGAAAACTTAGCTCGCACTTAGCGCTTTTTTCCTGCGCCCGCAGCGTTTTGCGCCATCAAGCTTGGCGCGGCGGGGCCGATACCTGGGTCATACCCGCTATCGCCACACGCAGCCGCTCGCATGTCCGCCAAACGCTTTACCGTCCGCGCCCGTCTCGCCTCCGCCTTCGGCCTCCTCACCCTGCTCGTGCTCGCCACGGCCGTCGCCGGCGGCTGGGGCATCCTCGGCCTCAACCGCACTGCCGTCGCCACCTTGCAGGGCGACGTCAGGTTCTCCACCGTCATCCGTCGCGTTCAGGCCGACCTGCTGGAACTGCGTCGCTTCGAGAAAGACAGCTTCATCAACATCGGCGATACCGACGCCGTCGCGTCGTATCACGGCAAGTGGACGCAGGTGCACGACCGTACGCTGCGCGACCTCGATGCGATGCGCGCCTTCCCGGCCGGCACGGCCTCGGCGGATCGCTTCGCCGGCCACCTGAAGACCTATACGGAAGGCTACGAAGGGGCCATGGCCCGCGTGGCCGCGCACACGCTGGCCAGTACGCGCGACGCCAATACGTTCTTCACCCAGTTCAAAGATTCCATCCGTGCGCTGGACGATCTGTCTGCCGCCCTCGCCGCCGAGGCCGACCGCCGCGTGGACGGCATCGAGCCGCAACTGCATGCCCGCGCCATCACGGCGATGAGCGTGTCGGGCATCGCCGTGATCGGCGCCATCGCGATCGCCGTGCTGCTGTCCGTCCTCACCACCCGCCGCATCATGACTCCGCTGATGCGCGCCCGCGGCCTGGCCACGGCGATCAGCGAAGGGCATCTGGCGAATGCGTTGCAGGTGGAAGGCAACGACGAGTTCGCCGATACCCTGCGCGCACTGCAGACCATGGACGGCAAGCTGGCCGCGATGGTCGGCGACGTGCGCATCGTCGCCGAGCAGGTGGCCGCAGCCGCGCGCGACATCTCCGCGGGCAATGACCATCTGTCGAACCGCACGCAGGAACAGGCTGCGTCGATCGAGGAAACCGCGGCATCGATGGAACAGATGACTGCCACGGTCAGCCGCAACGCCGAAGGCGCCGAGCAGGCCCGCGAACTCACGCAGGCGGTGCGCAAGGACGCCGAGCGCGGCGGCGAAGTCGCGCACGAGGCCATGGACGCCATGCATGGCATCCACCGCGCCAGCGGCGACATCGCCCAGATCATCGCCCTGATGGATGAGATCGCCTTCCAGACCAACCTGCTCGCGCTCAACGCCGCCGTGGAAGCCGCCAGCGCCGGCCCGCATGGCCGCGGCTTCGCCGTCGTGGCCGCCGAGGTGCGTGCACTCGCCCAACGCAGTGCTGCGGCCGCGAAGGACATCAAGCGCCTGATCACCGACAGCGGGGAGAAGGTGACGCAGGGCGTCGAGCTGGTCGGACGCGCCAGCCAGGCCCTGCAGGGCATCCGCGCCGGCGTGCGCAACGTCAATGGCATCGTCGAGGAAATCGCCGCCGCGTCGCAGGAGCAGACGCAGGGCATCCATCAGGTCAATACCGCGATCGCCACGATCGACAGCGTCACGCAGCAGAATGCCGCGCTGGTGGAGGAAGCGAGCTCGGCCAGCCGTACTGCGCTGGAGCTGGCGCAGTCGCTGCTGCAACAGGTGGCGTTCTTCAAGATCCGGCAGGCGGCCTGATCGGCCAGGCCCGCGCCGCCCAAGGTCGCGACGCGGGCACGCCGGCAAGATCTCGCTGAGCGCGCTCAGCGGGACGATGGTTTTTCCAGCACCGCCAACCTTCCCTTGGCGTGCTCGTTGCCGGGGTTGCGCTCCAACGAGAGGCGGTAGTTGGTGATGGCCTGTCCGTGGTCGCCCAACGCCTCGTAGGCTTCGGCGAGGCTGTCGTACACGTTCGCGCTCGCGGCATACTGCGTGGTGTTGTAGGCGAACACGTTCACGGCCTCCCGGGTCCGCTTCTCCTGGAGCAGCCGGTAGCCCCACGCGTTCACATAACCTTCGGTCAAATGCAGCCGCGGATGAGCGCGCCGCACCCCGGCAATAGTGCCGGCGACATCGCCGAAACCTTGCTCCGCGAACGCCCGGTCCAGCGCCGTTTGCGCCGGCGACGCACCGAAGACGGCGTCGTGGATGCGCTCGGCCACCGCCTGCAGCTCGCCCTGGGTCGTGGTCGCGCTGCGGTTGGCCAGCAACACGACGCCGTAACCGTCACTGGGATACAGCTCCATGTAGCTGGCGAAACCGAAGGTGCCGCCGGAATGCGACAGCCGCACCTGGCCATCGATGGTGGTCTCGATCACCCAGTTGAAGCCGATCGCGCGCTCGCCGGCGTCGCCCCATTGCGGCTGGTGCGTGAGCTTGACCGCCGGATCGCTCTCGTCGAGCTGTCGCTCGAGATACCGGGCCATATCGCGCGTGCTGTAGCGCAAGCCACCCGCCGCGCGTGTCACCGGCGCGTCCCAGACCGGCGCCGCGCGCCCATCCCCGGTGTAACCGATGGCCATGCGGTCCGCGCGGTTCTTGTCCGTGCCGCTGGCCATACCCAGCGGCCGCTCGATGCGCTCGGCCAGCACGGTCTCGAACGGTTTCCCGAAAAGCCGCGCATCGATCAGGCCCACCACTTGCGCGGCCACATTGGAATGAGCCGGCGTCTTGCCGGGCTCGCGCTGCAGCGACGCCTGGCGCAGGTCGGCCAGGAACTGTGCCGCGGTATAGCCATTGAGCCGTTTCACGATGAGGAATGGGACGTCCGCGGGCTTGGCCTGCTTCATGTCCTGGACCAGCGCATCGGGCAGGTTGTCGGGCAAGCCCGACGTGGTCGCCACCAGTTCACGCAGGGTGACCGGGCGTCCTTCATAGGCCAGCCCCGGATAGTCACACTCGGGCAGGTAGCGCCGCATGTCGTCGCCGAGCTGCGCCTTGTGCGCCACGATGGCCTGCGCCAGCAGCAGGCTGCCGAAAGTCTTGGTGATCGAGCCGATCTCGTAGACCGTGTCGGCGGTGGGCGGCACAGCCTTGCCACGCTCCTTCGTGCCGGCATCGAGGAAACTCGCCTTCCCGCCGCGCACCACCGCGATGGAAAGTCCATCGGCGTGCCCGGCCTTCACGAACGCATCGCCGGCCGCCTTCGCCGCGGGTTCCCATGCCTTGGTGTCGGTATGCGCCTGCTCTGCGCAAACCGACGCGACCATCCCCATGCCGGCGACGGCCAGCGCGACCATCCACCACGAACGTGCCATGTGCTTCCCCTTTCCCTTGGCGACGGTTCGCCCTTGGCTCCGCAATCTAGCCGGCAGCATCGGAGGCACCATGTGCCTGAGGCCACATCGGGGGGCGTGACTTCTGGCCGACCAGGCCGTCATCATGGCGGCTCGCCGGCATCTGCTGAGCCGTTGTATCCGGAGTTTTTCCATGACGAGCAAACCCCATTCCGACACGCCGACTGGACAGGACGACGCCAGCGGCGCACCGCAACCTCCCGGCATGCACCGTCCGCATCACGGTGTGCTGGACACGGTCGAAACCACGGCGCTGGACGAAGTCGAGCACGAGAACGCACTGCGCGACTCCACCCTGCGCACGCCACGCTGAGCACCGTCCGCCCGGTCGCTGTCAAACGGTCATGCCGGCGCGGCCGTCGCTACGGCAAGTAGTAGAACGTGGCGACATACACGAGCAGGGCGACCAGGATGGCGCCGAGCGTGAGCACCGCGGTCACCAGGCCGATGCCGAGCAAGGCCCATGGCCCGGCTTTTCTCCAGCCGCCATCGTCGCGTGCGGCCCCTGCGGTAACCCATAGCGTCGCCAGTCCCGCCAGCATCCATGGAACCCAAGGCACCAGCACTTCCGGCAGCAGTTCGAGGGCGGCGATCCCAGCCAGTGGCGCCATGAGCAAGCCGATGATCAGCCGGGCGGCGATGCCTGCACCATTCGCGTCATCTTCATGGCGTGCCGCTTCTTCGCCCAAGTATTCACTCCCTGAGTGCGACCCCACTACGCGGCCGAATCACTGAAAGGAACGGCCACGACCTGATACTCGTCGTGCCGGCATGCGATCCCCGGGCTACTGTAGCCAGATCCAGGCATCGCTCCGCCTCCCCCCGGATGCTCCATGCGCGCTATCGACCCTCTCGCCGTCCATCTCGAAACCCTCGAACGGGAGTTGCTCGCCCCATCGGTGCGCAAGTCGCCGCGCGTGGATCAGCTCCTTGCGGAGGACTTCATGGAGTTCGGCCGCTCCGGCCGCGTGTTCTCCAAGACCGACATCGTCGTCGCCCTGCGGGACGAAGCGTCCGTCGCCATGACCGCCACCGACTTCCGGTTACGCATGCTGGCCCCGGACGTCGCCCTGCTGACCTATCGCAGCTGCCGGCAGACGGAACCGGCCCTGCATGCGCTGCGCAGCTCGATCTGGCGGCGCGAGGGCGGGCAGTGGCGGCTGGCGTTCCACCAGGGGACGCCGACCCTGGCGTGACCGCGTCCATGACAACGTGGTCGTCGCCCATTCGGCCGCATCCAGGCCGCCGGATGCCTGACGCCACGGCTTCCTTAGCCGGCCTTTAGGAACGAGTCATGTGTGCACTGCAAAACGCGCGCATCGGCGTCCTGCTTGAATCGATTCAAATTAGACCGTCCAAATTTTTGCGATGCGCCATAAAACGGCACCCGCTCAATGGCTTGCAGAGCCAGGCTTGACATTTAGATCGTGATAAAAATGCGTTGACAACGTTATCCCTGGCCTTAAGACTTCGCCCCACTTCTCCGTCGGAAGGGAGTGACGCTCCGCGCAGGACAGGTTTTCCTCCGATGCGGCCGCATCGACCGGACGACCGGCGCGGGGAACAGGCAACGGCGATCGATGCCGGCGACGGAGATGCCGCGGGACGAACCGGCAGCGAGGGGGGCTGGCGGTTCGACCGGAAACGCGGCGCAGGACCACGAACGGACGAGCGCACACGGGCCACCCGCCCGTGCGGTGTCGTTCGCCCCAAGAACACGCCCGGACGCGCGCGGAAGCACCGGCCGCCCGGCAAAAAACCCCCGGTGGAGGCATCGAACATGGACTACCGCAGAAGCACGCTCTCGCTGAGCATCCTCACCGCGCTGTTCTGCGCGGGTACCGTCATGGCGCAGGACGCCGGCACGGCCCAGGCGCAGACCGACGCTGCGGCCAAGCCCGCACAGGCCGACCAGGCCAAGCAGCTCGAAACGGTCACCGTCAGCGGCATCCGCGCCAGCCTGCAGAAGTCGCTGGACCTCAAGCGCAACGCCGACTCGATCGTCGACGCCATCTCCGCCGAAGACGTGGGCAAGTTCCCCGACACCAACGTAGCCGAGTCGCTGTCGCATCTGCCCGGCATCAGCGTGGACCGCAACTTCGGCGAGGGCGACAAGGTCTCGATCCTCGGCACCGATCCCGCGCTCAATCGCCTGCTGCTGAACGGCCAGACGGTGGCCTCCACCAACTGGACCAGCGACCCGAACCACCCGGACGGCCGCTCCTTCAACTACAGCCTGCTCACCTCCGAGATCATCGGCACCGCCGAGGTCTACAAGACGCCACAGGCGCGCATCGACGAAGGCAGCATCGGCGGCACGGTGATCGTCAACACGCGCCGTCCGCTGGACCTGAAGGCCAATACGCTCACCGGCACGGTCAGCTACGGCTACAACGACCGCGCCGACAAGGGCAAGCCGAATGCCTCGGTGCTCTACAGCTGGAAGAACAGCGACGAGACCTTCGGCGTGCTCGGCTCGCTGATGCATTCGGACCGCGTGATCTACCGCGAAGGCACGGAAATCTTCGGCTACCAGCGCGCGAACGATCCGACGGATACCGATCCCAACCATCAGTTCCCGGCGGGCGTCGTGCCCGCGGGCACCAGCTTCACCTATCCCACCGCGATCAATACGGCGCTGTTCCAGCAGCACCGCAAGCGCGACGGCATCGCCACCGGCGTGCAGTGGAAGCCGAACAAGTCGTTCGAGCTGAACTTCACCGGCCTGTTCGTCACCGAGAAGTTCGACAACTACAACCAGAGCCGCTACGGCGACTGGTCCGGCAGCGCGCCGGCGGCCACCTCGGTCAACGTGCAGAACGGCGTCGCCACCAGCGGTTCCTACGGCGCCAACGCGCCCACCTACCTGGACGGCTACGAGCGCTTCTCCAAGGTCAACACCGGCGCCCTGCAGCTGCGCGCCGACTGGCACGGCGAAGGCTGGAACGCCTCCAGCCAGATCGGCTACACCAACTCCTCGGGCGGCTCGCAGGGCATCTACAGCCTGCAGTTCCGCGGCTACGGCGGCTACAACTGGAACCTGGCCGGCGACCACCCGCAGATCAACTACAACACCGATCCGACCGACGCGAGCCAGATGCTGGCCCACGGCGCCGGCTTCAGCCGCGCGCCCAGCTATGACCGCGAGCGCTACTTCCAGGCCGACTTCAGCCATGACGTGACGCTGGGCCCGCTGAACACAGTGGAGCTGGGCATCAAGAGCAGCAACCATTTCAATGGCCAGACCAACTACGCCGCGAGCATCCCCACGCTCGACAACAGCGGTGTGACGCTGTCCGACCTGCAGGGCGGCATGACGCCAGGCGACTATCTCGATGGCCTGAGCCCCGCCGGCAACATGGCGAACTGGGTGCAGATCAGCAAGGGCGGCCTCAAGCAGTACGTCAACACGCTGTACTCCGACGCGCCGATGGATCCGAAGGCCACCTACGCGATCTCCGAGCAGAACCGCGCGTTCTACATCCAGGGCGACTTCGGCGGCGAGAACTACCGCGGCAACATCGGCGCGCGCTACGTGCACACGCGCAACGGCATCACCGGCTACAACGTCATCGCCAACAACCAGTACGAGCCGGTAGACCAGAAGAACCGCTACAACGAGTGGCTGCCGTCGTTCAACATCGCCTACGACGTACGCGACGACCTGACCCTGCGCTTCGCTGCGGCCAAGACCCTGGCTCGTCCGCGCTACCAGGACATGACGCCCTACGTGGCGCTGGACGACCGCACGCAGACCGGCTCCTCGGGCAACGTCAACCTCAAGCCGTACAAGTCGACCAACTACGACGCCACGGCCGAGTGGTACTTCGCGGAGAACAGCCTGCTGTCGGCCGAGTTCTTCTTCCGCCGCATCAGCGACTACGTGCTGTACACCACCGTCGCGCGCACCTACTACAACCTGACCCAGCAGCAGAACACCGTGTACCAGATGGTGACGCCCACTAACGCGGGCGTGGCGAAGGTCAAGGGTGTGTCGCTCACCTACCAGACCAGCTTCGGCCACGGTTTCGGCCTGGCAGCGAACTACACCTACTCCGACGACAGCACGAGCAACGACTTCCCGCTGCCCTACAACTCGAAGAACTCGTTCACCCTAACGCCGTACTACGAGCAGGGCCCGTGGAGCGCGCGCGTTACCTTCAGTCGCCGCTCGCCCTACTTCACCCAGATCGGCACGCTGGAGTCGCAGCAGATCACCGGCCGCTTCCGCCAGCTCGACGCCTCGGTGTCGTACCAGCTCAACGATCACCTGCGCCTGCAGCTGGACGGCACCAACCTGCTGGACGAAACCTACTTCGTCTACAACGGCACGCCGAACCAGCCGTACAACGCCTACAAGAACGGCCGCACGTACACGCTGAGCATGAACTTCAAGCTATAAGAAGCACGCATCAGGACGGTCGACACGGGCCCGCGGAAAACCGCGGGCCCGTTTCCGTTTGGGAAGCGCGTAGCGAAAGCGAACCCTAACGATCGTCCCAGATAAGCCCTGCCGCGGTTCGCCTTCGGCTCACCGCGATCTAGGTCGCCTGCGAATCACCCCGTGCCTTCACGAAATCCACGAAGGCGCGCAAGGGCGCCGGCAGGTGCCGCCGCCCGGGGTAATAGAGAAACGGGCCGGAGAACGCCTGCCACCACGGCTCGAGCACCGGCTCCAGCGCGCCGCTGTCCAGGAATGGCTGCAGCATGTCTTCGTAGAGATGGATGACGCCAAGGCCCGCGACGGCCGCCTGGATCTTCAGATCGATCGCGCCGCCGGGCCGAGCGATCAGCGGGCCGGCGGGATCGACGCACACCACCTCGCCTTCGCGTTCGAACTCCCACAGCGGCATCGCGCCGCTGGCGAAACGCCCGCGCAGGCAGGCGTGCTCCAGCAGATCGCGCGGATGCTCCGGCCGGCCGCGCGCATCGAGATACGTCGGCGCGGCGGCCGTGGCGAAACGCTGCACGCGCGGACCGATCGGAATCGCGACCATGTCCTGCTCCAGCCGCTCGTCGTAGCGGATACCGGCATCGCAACCTTCGGACAGCACGTCCACGAAGCTGTCCTCGACGATCACGTCCATACGGATGTCGGGGTACGCCTTCATGAAGTCGATCAGGATCGGCGGCAGCACCGAGCGCGCGACGCCCGCGGGCACGTTGAGCCGGAGCGTCCCGGCGGGTCGGTCGCGGAAGCCATTGAGCACGTCCAGCGCGCCTTCCATCTCGGCGAGCGCCGGCGCCAGCCGCTCGATCAGGCGCGCCCCAGCTTCCGTCGTCGTCACGCTGCGCGTCGTGCGGTTGAGCAGGCGTATGCCGAGCTTCGTCTCCAGCCGCGTCACCGCGGCGCTCAGGCCGGAGGCGGAGACGCCGCCCACGCGGGCGGCGTCGCGGAAACCACCGGAGCGGACGACGGCAACGAACGCCATCAGATCGTTGACCTCGGCCATTGTTCATTCCTTCGCACAACCCGTGCACATTGAGCTGGATTATCCAACAGCCGGGGCTTCCCCATAGTGAGCGCCATGACCGCTCACCACGAGGAACATTTCATGTCGCCGCCTCCCTCCAGCTACCTCTTCGCCGGCCGCCCCGTGAACCGCATGGGCTACGGCGCCATGCAGCTCGCCGGCCCCCAGGTCTTCGGTCCGCCCAAGGACCGCGCTGCGGCCGTCGCCGTGCTGCGCGAGGCCGTGGCTGCCGGCGTCGACCACATCGATACCAGCGACTTCTACGGCCCCCACGTCACCAACCAGATCATCCGCGAGGCTCTGCACCCCTACCCGGACGACTTGCTGATCGTCACCAAGGTCGGCGCGTTCCGGGGCGATGACGCCTCCTGGCTGCCGGCGCAGGAGCCCGCGGATCTCGAACGCGCGGTGCACGACAACCTGCGCAACCTCGGCCTGGACGTGCTGGACGTGGTCAACCTGCGCGTGATGGGCGACATCCATGCCCCCTCGGAAGGCTCCATCGCCCGCCAGGTCGCCGTGCTGGCCGAGCTGCGGCAGCGTGGCCTGATCCGCCACATCGGCCTGAGCAATGCCACCTCCGCCCAGGTCGCCGAGGCGCAGGGCATCGTGCCGATCGTCTGCGTGCAGAACCACTACAACCTCGTGCACCGCGCGGACGACGCGCTGGTGGACGAACTCGCCGCCAAGGGCGTTGCCTACGTACCGTTCTTCCCGCTCGGCGGCTTCACGCCCATCCAGTCCGGCGAACTGGCCCGCATCGCCGGCACGCTCGGAGCCACGCCCTTGCAGGTCGCGCTGGCCTGGCTGCTGCATCGCTCGCCGAACATCCTGCTCATTCCGGGCACGTCGTCGGTGGCGCACCTGCGCGAGAACCTCGAGGCGGCGAAGCTTCCGCTCTCCGCCTCAGTGATGGCGGAACTCGACGCGCTGGGCGCGCGCTGACCGCCCGACGGAGCAGCGGCGCGGCCACGATGACGAACGGGCCGCGCCGGCCTTCCACGGCGCGGCTAGCATGACGCACCCTCCCGCGCCGGAGTGCCCATGCCGCTCAAGGACGTCGCAAGAACTCACGCAAGCCGCATCGACCGGACGGCGCTGACGCACGCGCTCGTCGATGCCGTCGCCACTATGCTGGCAGCGATCGCCACGCTGCTGTGCACGCTGGCCCTCGCTCCCGGTGCCGGCCCGGCCATCCTCGCGGTCGTGCTGTGTATCTCGCTGTCGCGCAGCCAGCTCGATCGCGATCTGAAAGGGCGCCTGGAAGCCGCCCTGGTGCTGCCTGTCGTAGGCCTGGTCGCCCTCGCGGTCGGATGGCTGCTGCGGCACGCCCCATGGGCAGGCGCCACGGTCTTCGTCGCCGGCATGTCCGTGTCCATCTGGTTGCGCCGCTTCGGCGCGCCGGCGCGCCGCGCCGGCAGCCTGATCGCCCTGCCCTTCGTCGCGCTGCTCACCGTGCCGCACATCCAACCGACGGCCGGGGCGCAACTGCCGAGCTGGCTGGTGCCTATCGTGGTCGCCTGGCTGGCGCTTCTCTGGGTCGCGGTCTTCCATGGGCTTGCCGATCGACTGAGCGCACGCAGGAAGGTTGCGCACGCTGCGCCGGCGTTGGTTCCTGCGCCGGCGGACGGCACGCGGCTGCCGGCCAGCACGCGGATGGCCGTCCAGATGGCCGTGGCGCTGGCCGCTGCGTTCGTCGCAGGGTTTCTGGCCTTTCCGGAGCGCTGGGGCTGGGTCGTGCTGACCGCCTTCATCGTCAACAGCGGCAACCAGGGCCGCCTGGACGTCGTCTACAAGAGCGGCATGCGCGTGCTCGGCGCCGGCGCGGGAACGGCGCTGGCCCTGATCATTGGCACGCATGCGGCCGCCAGCCCCGGCGCAACGACGGCATGGATTCTCGCCTCGCTCTTCCTCGGCGTGTGGCTGCGCCCGTTCGGCTATGCGTGGTGGGCGCTGTTCGTGACGGTGGCGCTGGCACTGCTGCAAGGCTTCGCCGACGCTGCCCCAGCCGCACTGCTATGGCTGCGCATGGAGGAAATCATGATCGGCGCGCTCATCGGCATCGCCGCCGCATGGCTCGTTCTGCCGGTGCGCTCCACGGACGTATTGCGGCGACGGTTAGCCGACGCGCTGGCCGTACTCAGCGAGGCCATGGATCCAACTGCGGAACACCGCCAGACCGTGGCATTCGACGTGGCGCTGGATCGGCTCGAACAGGTCGCCGCGCCATTCCGGGCCGTCCGACTGCTGAGCCGCCGGCGCCATGCCGAAGCCGCCGACTGGGCGGACGCGCTGCTCGACTGCCGCCGACCGGCCCGTGCGCTGGTCGACCTGGGCCAGGCGCCGGCCCAGGTACGCCGGGCGATCGGTGCCGCGCGACGCGCCCAGC
It contains:
- a CDS encoding DUF4440 domain-containing protein; this encodes MRAIDPLAVHLETLERELLAPSVRKSPRVDQLLAEDFMEFGRSGRVFSKTDIVVALRDEASVAMTATDFRLRMLAPDVALLTYRSCRQTEPALHALRSSIWRREGGQWRLAFHQGTPTLA
- a CDS encoding methyl-accepting chemotaxis protein, with protein sequence MSAKRFTVRARLASAFGLLTLLVLATAVAGGWGILGLNRTAVATLQGDVRFSTVIRRVQADLLELRRFEKDSFINIGDTDAVASYHGKWTQVHDRTLRDLDAMRAFPAGTASADRFAGHLKTYTEGYEGAMARVAAHTLASTRDANTFFTQFKDSIRALDDLSAALAAEADRRVDGIEPQLHARAITAMSVSGIAVIGAIAIAVLLSVLTTRRIMTPLMRARGLATAISEGHLANALQVEGNDEFADTLRALQTMDGKLAAMVGDVRIVAEQVAAAARDISAGNDHLSNRTQEQAASIEETAASMEQMTATVSRNAEGAEQARELTQAVRKDAERGGEVAHEAMDAMHGIHRASGDIAQIIALMDEIAFQTNLLALNAAVEAASAGPHGRGFAVVAAEVRALAQRSAAAAKDIKRLITDSGEKVTQGVELVGRASQALQGIRAGVRNVNGIVEEIAAASQEQTQGIHQVNTAIATIDSVTQQNAALVEEASSASRTALELAQSLLQQVAFFKIRQAA
- a CDS encoding MBL fold metallo-hydrolase, with product MLAGLRARRRPGPDAYGTSPQRRDGRFRNPAPRPAEGLGKMLGIIWNMMTNKPRDSVPDAPLSVQRLTRAQLEAAPDRSLYRLGHSTLLLKLHGGFWLTDPVFAERASPFRWMGPKRFHSPPIALHELPPIRGVVLSHDHYDHLDRDTIEYLASRVDVFLAPLGVGDRLVAWGVDASKVRQLDWWQETEVDGVRFVATPAQHFSGRGMFDGDRTLWASWAIIDEDLRVFFSGDTGYFDGFKAIGERLGPFDVTFIETGAYDPQWPYVHMQPAESVQAHLDLRGRWMLPIHNGTFDLAMHRWQDPFEQVSALASSHGVALSTPRMGERLDLAAPHAGERWWRLFESPASTGSYVPAAIDADAR
- a CDS encoding cupin domain-containing protein, with translation MNTPRELLKASAIEAMPAQRNVHSLNPKAVRLRKSLGDATGLTQFGFHMITLLPGNESSEYHRHLYEEECVYVLSGQGEADIGEERCPIAAGDFLGFPRRGPAHVLRNTGDEPLVLLVAGQRLEQDVCDYPRLGKRLYINGDHEDLVAVEHVRRERL
- a CDS encoding serine hydrolase, with product MARSWWMVALAVAGMGMVASVCAEQAHTDTKAWEPAAKAAGDAFVKAGHADGLSIAVVRGGKASFLDAGTKERGKAVPPTADTVYEIGSITKTFGSLLLAQAIVAHKAQLGDDMRRYLPECDYPGLAYEGRPVTLRELVATTSGLPDNLPDALVQDMKQAKPADVPFLIVKRLNGYTAAQFLADLRQASLQREPGKTPAHSNVAAQVVGLIDARLFGKPFETVLAERIERPLGMASGTDKNRADRMAIGYTGDGRAAPVWDAPVTRAAGGLRYSTRDMARYLERQLDESDPAVKLTHQPQWGDAGERAIGFNWVIETTIDGQVRLSHSGGTFGFASYMELYPSDGYGVVLLANRSATTTQGELQAVAERIHDAVFGASPAQTALDRAFAEQGFGDVAGTIAGVRRAHPRLHLTEGYVNAWGYRLLQEKRTREAVNVFAYNTTQYAASANVYDSLAEAYEALGDHGQAITNYRLSLERNPGNEHAKGRLAVLEKPSSR
- a CDS encoding TetR/AcrR family transcriptional regulator — translated: MRVMPTPARPARLTDLKRAAIVEAAIDEFRTAGYEATSMDRIAARADVSKRTVYNHFPSKEVLFAEILHQLWKASHDGEDLAYRTDLPLRDQLLELVAQKLRLLNDEAFASLARVAIAAAIHSPERAQDMVARMNEREEGLTVWLRAAKADGRLKIKDPVFAAHQLQGLVKTFAFWPQITLGQPPLTPRERKRVAESAVDMFLAYYA